The proteins below come from a single Plantactinospora sp. KBS50 genomic window:
- a CDS encoding helix-turn-helix transcriptional regulator, with product MTMVGRAREFADVLDAVRDPRTDVVLVVGAAGVGKTRLLDAVAAALPAVRAWGTRGLSHVPLAALSHLVEPATTSLARMVAQVLRAVPAAAVLAVDDLDGCDEVSLAVAVRVARDGGRTLVGTVRTVDGRVPPAVAELAASPNTVVLPVAPFDRRATEELVDLLLGGPVDAGVVDEVWRRTSGNALFITQLLDGARRCGAVRRSAAGWHAVGPLPVPTGLRSLLPARLSGLPVEAVEAARFLAATGRATDGEVEQAGHLAGAEQLVAHGIAVWTAETVRFVHPLFAEVLWDGLSPGRRRAVLREHLAVTRRLAPHDDVRCTVLSLDAGEAVAPGRLLDAARVAAAGGATEVAVRLARACLDRVPDGRAAHPEVAAGAALVLAVTLWETGRTGEAVTVLRDALAATPPGPDAALLAVTLHKVILWGRYDLPAAREVLRQQSARYGAGAPVGVLFAVAEADALAYAGLPDEALAIAAVIGDGAGLPLPVRTMLATSRSNALAHVGRTGEAVAVVEELLGQIADAGPEADAGTRDKLLVYASHALREHGRLADAARTAERAHDGALADGVVFERAWAALCVAAARLQSGHLDEAALWARRSLVTATAAGMTDCTRVCLSVLTVAYGSRGLPADPAWVAHLQSPEAGLGFLRHTVPIALGWAARAAGQHAVARDLLRQGQDTAARERAVAAESWILHERLRMHDGAGVRARLAALAVRSPIGSARLTLAGGLERADPGILLEAAAAFEAVGSALYAAEAAAAASRCASGRAAAAARRRADELAHEVGDPATPLLAGSPASTDPLTARERLVAELAAAGANNAEIARRLVLSVRTVENHLSRAYAKLGITSRSDLARSGIGIG from the coding sequence ATGACGATGGTCGGGCGGGCGCGGGAGTTCGCTGACGTCCTTGACGCGGTGCGGGATCCACGGACGGATGTGGTGCTGGTCGTCGGCGCGGCCGGGGTGGGAAAGACGCGGCTGCTCGACGCCGTGGCCGCGGCGCTTCCCGCCGTTCGTGCCTGGGGCACGCGGGGGCTGTCGCACGTCCCGCTGGCGGCCCTGTCGCATCTGGTCGAACCGGCGACGACGTCGCTGGCCCGGATGGTCGCGCAGGTGCTCCGCGCGGTCCCGGCCGCGGCGGTGCTCGCGGTCGACGACCTGGACGGGTGCGACGAGGTTTCGCTTGCCGTCGCGGTGCGGGTCGCCCGCGACGGCGGGCGCACGCTGGTCGGCACGGTCCGCACCGTCGACGGTCGGGTGCCGCCCGCCGTGGCCGAACTCGCGGCGTCGCCGAACACCGTCGTCCTGCCCGTCGCGCCGTTCGACCGCAGGGCGACGGAGGAACTCGTCGACCTGCTGCTCGGCGGCCCCGTGGACGCCGGGGTGGTCGACGAGGTGTGGCGCCGTACCAGCGGGAACGCGCTGTTCATCACCCAGTTGCTCGACGGCGCACGCCGCTGCGGCGCGGTACGCCGCTCGGCGGCCGGCTGGCACGCCGTCGGTCCGCTGCCGGTCCCGACCGGGTTGCGCAGCCTGCTGCCGGCGCGCCTCTCGGGCCTGCCCGTCGAGGCCGTCGAGGCCGCCCGGTTCCTGGCCGCCACCGGGCGGGCGACAGACGGCGAGGTCGAGCAGGCCGGGCACCTCGCCGGGGCCGAGCAACTGGTCGCGCACGGGATCGCCGTCTGGACGGCCGAGACCGTGCGGTTCGTCCATCCGCTGTTCGCCGAGGTGCTGTGGGACGGGCTGTCGCCCGGCCGGCGGCGGGCGGTGCTCCGCGAGCACCTCGCGGTCACCCGGCGGCTCGCGCCGCACGACGACGTGCGGTGCACCGTGCTGAGCCTGGACGCCGGCGAGGCCGTGGCGCCGGGGCGGCTGCTGGACGCGGCGCGGGTCGCGGCCGCGGGCGGCGCGACCGAGGTCGCGGTGCGGCTGGCCCGGGCGTGCCTCGACCGGGTGCCCGACGGTCGCGCCGCCCACCCGGAGGTTGCCGCCGGCGCCGCCCTCGTCCTGGCGGTCACCCTCTGGGAGACCGGGCGCACCGGGGAGGCGGTGACCGTCCTGCGCGACGCGCTGGCGGCCACCCCGCCCGGCCCGGACGCGGCCCTGCTCGCCGTGACCCTGCACAAGGTGATCCTCTGGGGCCGCTACGACCTGCCCGCCGCCCGGGAGGTGCTACGCCAGCAGTCCGCGAGGTACGGCGCCGGGGCGCCGGTCGGGGTCCTGTTCGCGGTCGCCGAGGCCGACGCCCTGGCGTACGCGGGGCTGCCGGACGAGGCGCTGGCCATTGCGGCCGTCATCGGGGACGGCGCCGGACTGCCGCTGCCGGTACGGACCATGCTGGCCACGAGCCGCAGCAACGCCCTGGCCCATGTTGGACGGACCGGCGAGGCGGTCGCCGTCGTGGAGGAACTGCTCGGCCAGATCGCGGACGCCGGGCCGGAGGCGGACGCCGGGACGCGCGACAAGCTGCTCGTCTACGCGAGCCACGCCCTGCGCGAGCACGGCCGGCTGGCCGACGCGGCCCGCACGGCCGAGCGCGCCCACGACGGCGCGCTGGCCGACGGCGTCGTCTTCGAACGCGCCTGGGCCGCCCTCTGCGTGGCCGCGGCCCGGCTTCAGTCCGGGCATCTGGACGAGGCGGCGCTCTGGGCGCGGCGCAGCCTCGTGACGGCGACGGCCGCCGGGATGACCGACTGCACCCGGGTCTGCCTCAGCGTGCTGACCGTGGCGTACGGCTCACGCGGCCTGCCCGCGGATCCGGCGTGGGTGGCGCACCTGCAATCACCCGAGGCGGGCCTGGGGTTCCTGCGGCACACCGTCCCGATCGCCCTCGGCTGGGCGGCGCGGGCCGCGGGCCAGCACGCCGTGGCCCGCGACCTGCTGCGGCAGGGCCAGGACACGGCCGCGCGGGAACGGGCGGTGGCGGCCGAGTCGTGGATTCTCCACGAACGCCTCCGGATGCACGACGGTGCCGGGGTACGCGCCCGGCTGGCCGCGCTCGCCGTGCGGTCCCCGATCGGCTCGGCACGCCTGACCCTGGCCGGCGGGCTGGAACGGGCCGACCCCGGGATCCTGCTGGAGGCCGCGGCGGCCTTCGAGGCGGTCGGTTCGGCCCTGTACGCGGCGGAGGCCGCGGCAGCGGCGTCCCGGTGCGCGTCGGGCCGGGCCGCCGCTGCGGCCCGGCGACGGGCCGACGAACTCGCACACGAGGTGGGTGACCCGGCCACTCCACTGCTGGCCGGGTCACCCGCGTCCACCGACCCGCTGACCGCCCGGGAGCGCCTCGTCGCCGAACTCGCGGCGGCCGGGGCGAACAACGCCGAGATCGCCAGGCGGCTGGTCCTGTCGGTGCGGACGGTGGAGAACCACCTGTCCCGCGCCTATGCGAAGCTCGGGATCACCTCGCGGAGCGACCTCGCCCGGTCCGGGATCGGGATCGGGTAG